The Streptomyces sp. NBC_00440 genome contains a region encoding:
- a CDS encoding Glu/Leu/Phe/Val dehydrogenase dimerization domain-containing protein yields the protein MTTQPSRTTTSLTSSTPAAPLISLTWTDHVTGRTGHLVVDRLVRGVSSGGLRMREGCTLDEVAGLARGMTMKEALHFNSDDPTARYIPLGGAKGGIDCDPRSPEAYGILVRYLRAMRPYIERFWTTGEDLGLSQDIVDKAAAEAGLVSSIQAVYPLLDDESTARQRLADAFAVEVEGIGLDELAGGCGVAESVLAVLDRAGVPYEGTRVSVQGLGTMGGATARFLAAASLRVVAVADIKGTIANPDGLDVEALLLARDSYGAVDRTALGPGDAELPGSDAWLSVDADVLVPAAVSYAIDTANQAQIRARWIVEAANMPVLPGAELLLAERGIAVLPDVVVNSATNAWWWWTLFGDIGADADEAFAHIRRSMRSLIDQMLARSEADGTTPRAAAHAIVADRLPVIAERFGWYG from the coding sequence ATGACCACCCAGCCGAGCCGTACCACCACCTCCCTCACCTCTTCCACCCCCGCTGCCCCGCTGATCTCGCTGACCTGGACCGACCATGTCACCGGCCGCACAGGCCACTTGGTGGTCGACCGGCTGGTGCGCGGTGTGTCCAGCGGTGGCCTGCGGATGCGGGAGGGCTGCACCCTCGACGAGGTCGCGGGGCTGGCCCGGGGCATGACCATGAAGGAGGCCCTGCACTTCAACAGCGATGACCCGACAGCCCGTTACATCCCGCTGGGCGGGGCCAAGGGCGGCATCGACTGTGATCCCCGGAGCCCCGAGGCGTACGGCATCCTGGTGCGGTACCTGCGGGCCATGCGGCCGTACATCGAGAGGTTCTGGACCACCGGCGAGGATCTGGGGCTGAGCCAGGACATCGTGGACAAGGCCGCCGCCGAGGCGGGTCTCGTCTCCTCCATCCAGGCCGTCTATCCGCTGCTCGACGACGAGTCGACGGCCCGGCAGCGGCTGGCGGACGCCTTCGCGGTCGAGGTGGAGGGCATCGGCCTGGACGAACTGGCGGGCGGCTGCGGCGTGGCCGAGTCGGTGCTCGCGGTTCTGGACCGCGCGGGCGTCCCGTACGAGGGGACGCGGGTTTCCGTACAGGGGCTCGGCACGATGGGCGGGGCCACCGCGCGTTTCCTCGCCGCGGCCAGTCTGAGGGTCGTGGCCGTGGCGGACATCAAGGGCACCATCGCCAACCCCGACGGGCTCGACGTGGAGGCGCTGCTGCTCGCGCGGGACTCGTACGGGGCGGTCGACCGGACCGCTCTCGGACCCGGTGATGCGGAGCTGCCGGGAAGCGACGCCTGGCTCTCCGTGGACGCCGATGTGCTCGTTCCGGCTGCCGTCTCCTATGCCATCGACACCGCCAACCAGGCCCAGATCAGGGCGCGTTGGATCGTCGAGGCCGCCAATATGCCGGTACTGCCCGGTGCGGAGCTCCTGCTCGCGGAGCGCGGCATCGCCGTACTGCCCGACGTGGTCGTCAACTCCGCCACGAACGCGTGGTGGTGGTGGACGCTGTTCGGTGACATCGGCGCCGACGCGGACGAGGCGTTCGCCCACATCCGCCGGTCGATGCGGTCCCTCATCGACCAGATGCTGGCCCGGTCGGAGGCCGACGGTACGACGCCGCGCGCGGCCGCCCACGCGATCGTCGCGGACCGGCTGCCGGTGATCGCCGAGCGCTTCGGGTGGTACGGATGA
- a CDS encoding thiamine pyrophosphate-dependent enzyme has product MGEHSAPRVPGDADRPGAPERFGPEPAMSGGEAIVRSLVAHGVREVFGIPGTHNLEIYRYLRRYDIGNVTPRHEQGAGYAADAYARVSGRPGVAITTTGPALLNIAAAVGQAYSDSVPLLVVSPGMPLRHPRLSNGLLHEMRSQTDAMRGVAAFSHRVSSVDEIGAAVARAFALFTSGRPRPAHIEIPLDLLEAAEPVSGIRLAPPAAPAVPPCAEVDRAADALRTARHPAIVLGGGARRAGEECLVLAEELGAPVVTTANGKGIVAETHPLSVGVSLHSPAVQKWLADRDAVVAVGTELAESDLWSAPLELNGTLIRIDVDPAQMYAEPAAGHPLVGDARATVGAVIDALRARGGAAATGTGRGGAAAATAAAATAAERSPSVSPSVLPEGDAARTVAALRVARDDETRVRDARWVPYLRAVRRVLAPDAVITSDSAQCCYYGALPHLPVGPEGRYLHPTGFGTLGYALPAAIGAKTACPGRQVVALSGDGGLQFSVQELAIAAQLRLPLPVVVFDNGGYGEIRDEMTARGDTPTAVDLPSVDLPALARAYGGYGERAHSPEELADALTRALTAPGPTLITVPEETPR; this is encoded by the coding sequence ATGGGCGAGCACAGCGCACCCCGCGTCCCCGGCGACGCGGACCGCCCCGGCGCTCCTGAGCGTTTCGGCCCCGAGCCGGCGATGTCCGGAGGCGAGGCGATCGTCAGATCCCTTGTGGCGCACGGCGTACGGGAGGTCTTCGGTATCCCAGGCACCCACAATCTGGAGATCTACCGGTATCTGCGGCGGTACGACATCGGGAACGTGACACCCCGTCACGAACAGGGGGCGGGTTACGCGGCGGACGCGTACGCCCGGGTGAGCGGCCGGCCCGGGGTCGCGATCACCACCACCGGGCCCGCGTTGCTGAACATCGCGGCCGCAGTCGGGCAGGCGTACTCGGACAGCGTGCCGCTGCTCGTCGTCTCGCCCGGGATGCCGCTGCGGCATCCCCGGCTGTCCAACGGACTGCTGCATGAAATGCGCAGCCAGACGGACGCGATGCGTGGTGTCGCCGCCTTCAGCCACCGGGTGTCGTCGGTCGACGAGATCGGTGCGGCCGTGGCGCGGGCATTCGCGCTGTTCACCTCGGGCCGGCCGCGGCCCGCGCACATCGAGATACCGCTCGACCTGCTGGAGGCCGCCGAACCGGTGAGCGGGATCCGGCTCGCCCCGCCCGCCGCGCCGGCGGTTCCACCGTGCGCCGAGGTGGACCGGGCGGCGGACGCCTTGCGCACGGCGCGGCACCCGGCGATCGTGCTCGGCGGCGGTGCGCGCCGCGCAGGCGAGGAGTGTCTGGTGCTCGCCGAGGAACTGGGCGCCCCGGTGGTCACCACCGCGAACGGCAAGGGAATCGTCGCCGAGACGCATCCCCTGTCGGTGGGGGTGTCACTGCACAGCCCGGCCGTCCAGAAGTGGCTGGCGGACCGCGACGCCGTCGTCGCCGTCGGCACGGAGCTGGCCGAGTCGGACCTGTGGTCGGCTCCCCTGGAACTGAACGGCACCCTGATCCGGATCGACGTCGACCCGGCCCAGATGTACGCGGAGCCGGCCGCCGGCCATCCCCTGGTGGGCGACGCCCGCGCGACGGTGGGCGCCGTGATCGACGCGCTACGGGCGAGGGGTGGGGCCGCCGCGACCGGTACGGGCAGGGGTGGAGCCGCCGCCGCGACCGCTGCCGCCGCGACCGCTGCCGAGCGGTCGCCGTCCGTGTCGCCGTCCGTGTTGCCGGAGGGGGACGCCGCCCGCACCGTCGCCGCCCTGCGCGTCGCCCGCGATGACGAGACCCGTGTCCGGGATGCCCGCTGGGTGCCCTATCTGCGGGCCGTCCGCCGGGTGCTCGCCCCCGACGCCGTCATCACCTCCGACAGCGCCCAATGCTGCTACTACGGTGCGCTGCCGCATCTGCCGGTCGGTCCCGAGGGCCGCTATCTGCATCCCACCGGGTTCGGCACGCTCGGCTACGCCCTGCCGGCCGCGATCGGCGCGAAGACCGCCTGCCCGGGCCGGCAGGTCGTCGCTCTCAGCGGCGACGGCGGCCTGCAGTTCTCCGTCCAGGAGCTGGCCATCGCCGCACAACTGAGGCTTCCGCTGCCCGTCGTGGTGTTCGACAACGGCGGTTACGGCGAGATCCGCGACGAGATGACCGCCCGTGGCGACACCCCCACCGCCGTCGACCTTCCGTCTGTCGACCTGCCCGCCCTCGCCCGCGCCTACGGCGGTTACGGCGAGCGCGCCCACTCGCCCGAGGAGCTGGCCGACGCGCTGACCCGGGCGCTGACCGCGCCGGGCCCGACCCTGATCACCGTTCCGGAGGAGACCCCCCGATGA
- a CDS encoding acyl-CoA dehydrogenase family protein, translating into MSELPAELVPLTVDQRDIVELTRTFAREEIRPRARAVDEADVETPWDLWRKAAKVGITGFMLPEEYGGGGFTDVFTQCLVQEELCVGDLGIGNLLCSNGFFADPLLALGTEQQQRDWLTPLAGPDTPMTSLAVTEPGSGSDAASIATTATRTDAGYVLNGQKAWISNAGEAEQYVVFAKTDPARRSRGVTAFLLHKDTAGVSFGEPMRKMGQRAIVCREIFFSDAFVPESDRLGAEGQGFQGLMRTFDISRTVLGAAATGVARAAYEYARDYAKTRQQFGRPVIEHQAVAFRLADMRTRVEQARLMTWRAAKRLDAGLDATAEAAMAKLTASETAAYCTWAAVQTLGGWGYSREYPVEQWMRDAKLEEIEEGTSDIMRLVISRGM; encoded by the coding sequence ATGTCCGAGCTGCCGGCCGAACTGGTCCCGCTCACCGTCGATCAGCGCGACATCGTCGAACTCACCCGGACCTTCGCGCGCGAGGAGATCCGCCCGAGGGCGCGCGCTGTGGACGAAGCCGATGTCGAGACGCCCTGGGATCTGTGGCGCAAGGCCGCCAAGGTCGGGATCACCGGCTTCATGCTTCCCGAGGAGTACGGGGGCGGCGGATTCACCGACGTCTTCACCCAGTGCCTGGTCCAGGAAGAGCTGTGCGTCGGTGATCTGGGCATCGGCAACCTGCTCTGCTCCAACGGCTTCTTCGCCGACCCCCTCCTCGCGCTCGGCACCGAACAGCAGCAGCGCGACTGGCTCACCCCGCTGGCCGGTCCTGACACCCCGATGACCTCGCTGGCCGTCACCGAGCCGGGCTCCGGGTCCGACGCGGCGTCCATCGCGACGACGGCGACGCGCACCGACGCCGGGTATGTGCTGAACGGCCAGAAGGCGTGGATCTCCAACGCCGGAGAGGCCGAGCAGTACGTCGTGTTCGCCAAGACCGACCCGGCCCGGCGCTCCCGGGGCGTCACCGCCTTCCTGCTCCACAAGGACACCGCAGGAGTCAGCTTCGGTGAACCGATGCGGAAGATGGGCCAGCGCGCCATCGTCTGCCGGGAGATCTTCTTCAGCGACGCGTTCGTGCCCGAGTCGGACCGGCTAGGCGCGGAGGGGCAGGGCTTCCAGGGCCTCATGCGCACCTTCGACATCTCCCGCACCGTGCTGGGCGCCGCCGCGACCGGTGTGGCCAGGGCCGCATACGAGTACGCCCGCGACTACGCGAAGACCCGCCAGCAGTTCGGCAGGCCGGTCATCGAACACCAGGCGGTGGCCTTCCGCCTCGCGGACATGCGTACGCGTGTCGAGCAGGCGCGGCTCATGACCTGGCGGGCCGCGAAGCGGCTGGACGCCGGCCTGGACGCCACGGCGGAGGCGGCCATGGCCAAGCTGACCGCATCGGAGACCGCCGCGTACTGCACCTGGGCGGCGGTCCAGACGCTCGGTGGCTGGGGCTACTCCCGCGAGTACCCGGTGGAGCAGTGGATGCGCGACGCCAAGCTGGAGGAGATCGAGGAAGGCACATCGGACATCATGCGCCTCGTGATCTCGCGGGGGATGTGA
- a CDS encoding DUF6400 family protein: MNPDNTTDLTPFTMDLTFDESRRRAEVVAALGPEWDPVEALRGEDEAYALLYSGLDAEQQRTYDMLVAAGVLPGEEPGRAAAH; encoded by the coding sequence ATGAACCCGGACAACACCACCGACCTCACCCCCTTCACGATGGACCTGACCTTCGACGAATCCCGGCGACGGGCCGAGGTCGTGGCTGCGCTCGGGCCCGAGTGGGACCCGGTGGAGGCCCTCCGGGGTGAGGACGAGGCGTACGCCCTTCTCTACTCGGGCCTGGACGCGGAGCAGCAGCGCACCTACGACATGCTGGTCGCGGCCGGTGTCCTGCCGGGGGAGGAGCCGGGCCGTGCGGCTGCCCATTGA
- a CDS encoding EamA family transporter translates to MTAPSTTTNAAPVTAGAPDTGETGASGVNGLRGRLGPLGLVLAGGISVQFGAAVAVWLMPRAGALGVVSLRLGVAAIVLLIVCRPRVRGLSRTDWGTVLVFGIAMAGMNGLFYQAADRIPLGAAVTMEVLGPLALSVIASRRLVNLLWAGLALCGVVLLSGGGLGGLNLAGVAFALGAGAMWAAYIIYSARTGARFPRADGLALAMTVGALLMLPLGIADAGSKLLVPSTLGLGAAVALLSSVLPYTLELLALRRLPASTFAVLMSLEPAIAALAGFLVLHQALSALDALAIALVIVASMGAVRTQITGK, encoded by the coding sequence CTGACCGCCCCCTCCACCACGACGAACGCAGCCCCGGTCACCGCCGGCGCCCCGGACACCGGCGAGACCGGGGCCTCCGGGGTCAACGGGCTGCGTGGTCGGCTGGGGCCGCTCGGTCTGGTGCTGGCCGGGGGGATCTCGGTGCAGTTCGGGGCGGCCGTGGCCGTCTGGCTGATGCCCAGGGCCGGGGCGCTCGGCGTCGTCTCGCTGCGTCTCGGCGTCGCCGCGATCGTGCTGCTCATCGTGTGCCGGCCCCGGGTGCGCGGGCTGTCGCGGACGGACTGGGGCACGGTCCTGGTCTTCGGGATCGCGATGGCCGGAATGAACGGCCTCTTCTACCAGGCGGCCGACCGCATCCCGCTGGGCGCGGCCGTGACCATGGAGGTCCTCGGCCCGCTCGCCCTCTCGGTGATCGCCTCACGGAGGCTGGTGAACCTGCTGTGGGCCGGGCTAGCCCTCTGCGGAGTGGTGCTGCTGAGCGGCGGTGGCTTGGGCGGCCTGAACCTGGCCGGTGTGGCGTTCGCGCTCGGGGCCGGCGCGATGTGGGCCGCGTACATCATCTACAGCGCCCGCACCGGCGCCCGCTTCCCGCGCGCGGACGGACTGGCGCTGGCGATGACGGTGGGCGCCCTGCTGATGCTGCCGCTGGGCATCGCGGACGCGGGCTCGAAACTGCTCGTGCCGAGCACGCTGGGCCTGGGCGCGGCGGTGGCGCTGCTGTCGTCCGTACTCCCGTACACGCTTGAACTGCTCGCCCTGCGCCGGCTCCCCGCATCGACCTTCGCGGTCCTGATGAGCCTGGAGCCGGCCATCGCGGCGCTGGCCGGCTTCCTCGTCCTGCACCAGGCGCTGTCCGCGTTGGACGCGCTGGCGATCGCGCTGGTGATCGTGGCGAGCATGGGGGCGGTACGGACGCAGATCACGGGGAAGTGA
- a CDS encoding FAD-binding and (Fe-S)-binding domain-containing protein, whose protein sequence is MTMDASNYRRVPLGVVAPRDADDVSAVLDVCRAHGVPVVPRGGGTSIAGQATGTGVVLDFTRHMRAIVSLDAEARTAVVQPGVILDDLRAAAGAYGLTFGPDPSTHSRCTLGGMIGNNSCGSHSVAWGTTADNVTALTTAAYQGGTHRLGQGWDGAPPGLRDLVGSHLALLRTGYPAGLPRRISGYAIDALLPENGTDLARAYCGSEGTLGVLTEATVRLVEAPRARALAILGYAHEGDAADAAAGLLPHRPLTVEGMAADLVREPAGLPRGGAWLFVETGGADRAEARARADGIARAADALDALVIDDPAAQRALWRIREDASGTATRTMDGSEAWPGWEDCAVPPARLGAYLREFRGLLAAHGLRGTPYGHFGDGCIHVRIDFDLLTPGGVARFRTFSAELAALVVAHGGSLSGEHGDGQARAELLPTMYGDELVGLFGRFKDVWDPAGGMNPGMLARPHRLDENLRFAVLPSKPVDVEFGYPHDKGDFSAAVRRCVGVAKCRTETASGADVMCPSFRATGDEQHSTRGRARLLHEMLAGEVVTDGWRSEEVRDALDLCLSCKGCRSDCPVGVDMATYKAEFLHHHYAGRRRPAAHYAMGRLPRWLRAAAPYARAVNALAGVGPLASLAKRVGGIAPERTIPALAPQTFRRWFGTRVQPPARVVLWPDTFTDHLSPQVGRAAVRVLESAGLGIALPPDGVCCGLTYVTTGQLDQARAVMRRTLDRVEPLLDADLPVVVLEPSCAAALRTDLPELLGDDPRAHRLAKAVRTFAQALEEEAPQWRPPVLDREVAGQTHCHQHAVLGDAAERRLRDKAGLTGELSGGCCGLAGNFGFERGHYEVSVACADEQLLPSVRAAGPGAVILADGFSCRTQLEQLTGQGGRPGRHLAEVLAEGLEQGGTPRPGP, encoded by the coding sequence ATGACCATGGACGCCTCCAACTACCGCCGGGTGCCCCTCGGTGTCGTCGCCCCGCGCGATGCCGACGACGTGTCAGCCGTACTCGATGTGTGCCGCGCCCACGGGGTCCCCGTGGTGCCGCGCGGCGGAGGTACGTCCATCGCGGGACAGGCCACCGGCACCGGCGTCGTCCTCGACTTCACCCGGCACATGCGCGCGATCGTCTCGCTGGACGCCGAGGCCAGGACCGCCGTGGTCCAGCCCGGCGTGATCCTCGACGACCTGCGGGCGGCGGCGGGCGCGTACGGCCTGACCTTCGGCCCCGACCCGTCCACGCACAGCCGCTGCACGCTCGGCGGGATGATCGGCAACAACTCCTGCGGCTCGCACTCGGTCGCCTGGGGCACCACGGCCGACAACGTCACCGCCCTGACCACCGCCGCCTACCAGGGCGGCACCCACCGGCTCGGCCAGGGCTGGGACGGCGCACCGCCCGGCCTGCGCGACCTCGTCGGATCGCACCTGGCGCTGCTGCGCACCGGCTACCCGGCCGGTCTGCCGCGCCGCATCTCCGGGTACGCGATCGACGCCCTGCTGCCCGAGAACGGCACCGATCTGGCCCGCGCCTACTGCGGCAGCGAGGGCACGCTCGGTGTGCTGACCGAGGCGACCGTACGGCTGGTCGAGGCGCCCCGCGCGCGGGCGCTCGCGATCCTCGGCTACGCCCATGAGGGCGACGCGGCCGACGCGGCGGCCGGACTGCTCCCGCACCGTCCGCTGACCGTCGAGGGCATGGCCGCCGACCTGGTGCGCGAGCCCGCAGGCCTGCCGCGCGGCGGCGCCTGGCTCTTCGTCGAGACGGGCGGCGCCGACCGGGCCGAGGCTCGCGCGCGGGCCGACGGGATCGCGCGGGCGGCCGACGCGCTGGACGCCCTGGTCATCGACGACCCGGCGGCCCAGCGCGCCCTGTGGCGCATCCGCGAGGACGCGAGCGGCACCGCGACCCGCACGATGGACGGCTCGGAGGCGTGGCCCGGCTGGGAGGACTGCGCGGTGCCGCCGGCCCGGCTCGGCGCGTATCTGCGGGAGTTCCGCGGGCTGCTCGCGGCGCACGGGCTGCGGGGCACGCCGTACGGACACTTCGGGGACGGCTGCATCCATGTACGGATCGACTTCGACCTGCTCACCCCGGGCGGCGTCGCACGCTTCCGTACCTTCTCCGCTGAACTGGCCGCGCTGGTCGTCGCGCACGGCGGCTCGCTCTCCGGCGAACACGGCGACGGACAGGCCCGCGCGGAACTGCTCCCCACGATGTACGGGGACGAACTGGTCGGCCTCTTCGGCCGGTTCAAGGACGTCTGGGACCCGGCGGGCGGGATGAACCCCGGGATGCTCGCCAGGCCGCACCGGCTGGACGAGAACCTCCGCTTCGCGGTACTGCCGTCGAAGCCGGTGGACGTGGAGTTCGGCTACCCGCACGACAAGGGTGACTTCTCCGCCGCCGTACGCCGCTGTGTGGGCGTCGCCAAGTGCCGTACGGAGACGGCATCCGGGGCCGACGTCATGTGCCCGTCGTTCCGCGCCACCGGCGACGAGCAGCACTCCACGCGCGGGCGCGCCCGGCTGCTGCACGAGATGCTGGCGGGCGAGGTCGTCACGGACGGCTGGCGCTCGGAAGAGGTGCGCGACGCCCTCGACCTCTGCCTCTCCTGCAAGGGCTGCCGCAGCGACTGCCCGGTCGGCGTCGACATGGCCACGTACAAGGCGGAGTTCCTGCACCACCACTACGCGGGCCGCCGCAGGCCCGCCGCGCACTACGCAATGGGCCGGCTGCCCCGCTGGCTGCGCGCGGCCGCACCGTACGCACGCGCGGTGAACGCGCTGGCCGGGGTGGGGCCGCTGGCCTCCCTCGCCAAACGCGTCGGCGGGATCGCCCCCGAGCGGACCATCCCGGCGCTCGCACCGCAGACGTTCCGGCGGTGGTTCGGCACCCGGGTGCAGCCGCCCGCACGGGTCGTCCTGTGGCCCGACACCTTCACCGACCATCTGTCCCCGCAGGTGGGGCGGGCGGCGGTACGGGTCCTGGAGTCGGCGGGGCTCGGCATCGCACTGCCGCCGGACGGGGTGTGCTGCGGGCTGACCTACGTCACGACCGGGCAGCTGGACCAGGCCCGTGCGGTGATGCGCCGCACACTCGACCGGGTGGAGCCGCTGCTCGACGCGGACCTGCCCGTCGTCGTACTGGAACCGAGCTGCGCGGCCGCGCTCAGGACCGACCTGCCGGAGCTGCTCGGCGACGACCCGCGCGCGCACCGGCTGGCGAAGGCGGTACGGACCTTCGCGCAGGCCCTGGAGGAGGAGGCCCCGCAGTGGCGGCCCCCGGTGCTGGACCGCGAGGTGGCGGGCCAGACTCACTGCCACCAGCACGCGGTCCTGGGCGACGCGGCCGAACGCCGGCTGCGCGACAAGGCCGGCCTGACGGGCGAACTGAGCGGCGGCTGCTGCGGCCTGGCCGGCAACTTCGGCTTCGAACGCGGCCACTATGAGGTGTCGGTCGCCTGCGCCGATGAGCAACTGCTGCCTTCGGTACGGGCGGCGGGACCCGGCGCGGTGATCCTGGCGGACGGCTTCTCCTGCCGCACGCAGCTGGAACAGCTGACCGGACAGGGCGGCCGGCCGGGACGGCACCTGGCGGAGGTACTGGCGGAGGGGCTGGAACAGGGCGGGACGCCCCGGCCGGGGCCGTGA
- a CDS encoding sensor histidine kinase produces the protein MTERPPLRPTALALLISVIASGLLCVWAVAAAPDHIRTPLAWCSAGAALLFSAAVAIAVHAVTYATRTSRDLRARIDQLTGENSQFGARTARLTAEYEARITQLTAAHEAREAELIGQREATAAGLTGEYNARTAQLNARISRAESVRSAALSAAANAAGRMQALATGMLADLREMEHRHTDEDVLGDLLHLDHRTAQAGRLADSIAVLAGARSGRRWAKPIVMESILRGAMGRIAGYQRVRLHSTSEIAIAGHAAEGIMHALAELLDNAANFSPPTAEVHVYVEEVPAGVIVTIEDSGLVMSDVQLRRAERAVTSETTQQTDLAGLSGTRLGLAVVGRLARKHGLTVSFRPSARGGTGVLVLLPHELITRTPRPTTPAPLATPAPLAQHTRPAAAPSPLSPSATQALLTSQTAEAAQATEAPQAAPAPLPMRTPATTSAPASPPTEAGAEPSTTGQPTPEPEPEPHHASPELGESGLPKRRRGQTMAAAHPEGTGIPGSAKPVDSTSSTTSAARFSTFRQAVRGDSPNPEGSSS, from the coding sequence ATGACAGAGCGCCCCCCGCTCCGCCCGACCGCGCTGGCTCTGCTGATCTCCGTGATCGCTTCGGGCCTGCTGTGCGTATGGGCGGTGGCCGCAGCCCCCGACCACATACGCACCCCACTCGCCTGGTGCTCGGCCGGGGCAGCCCTGCTGTTCAGCGCCGCTGTCGCCATCGCCGTCCACGCGGTGACGTACGCCACCAGAACATCGCGGGACCTCCGCGCCCGGATCGATCAACTCACGGGGGAGAACTCGCAGTTCGGCGCGCGGACCGCCCGCCTCACCGCCGAGTACGAGGCCCGGATCACCCAGCTCACCGCCGCCCACGAGGCGAGAGAAGCCGAGCTGATCGGGCAGCGTGAAGCCACCGCCGCCGGGCTCACCGGCGAGTACAACGCGAGGACCGCCCAGCTGAACGCCCGGATCAGCCGCGCCGAGTCCGTGCGCTCCGCCGCCCTGTCGGCGGCCGCCAACGCCGCAGGCCGGATGCAGGCCCTGGCCACCGGGATGCTCGCCGACCTCCGCGAGATGGAGCACCGGCACACCGACGAGGACGTACTCGGCGATCTGCTGCACCTCGACCACCGCACGGCCCAGGCGGGCCGGCTGGCCGACTCCATCGCCGTCCTGGCCGGTGCGCGCTCCGGACGCCGCTGGGCGAAGCCGATCGTCATGGAGTCGATCCTGCGCGGGGCGATGGGCCGGATCGCCGGCTACCAGCGGGTACGCCTCCACTCGACCAGCGAGATCGCCATCGCGGGCCACGCGGCCGAGGGCATCATGCACGCGCTCGCCGAACTCCTGGACAACGCGGCGAACTTCTCGCCGCCCACCGCCGAAGTGCATGTGTACGTCGAGGAGGTCCCGGCCGGCGTCATCGTCACCATTGAGGACAGCGGCCTGGTCATGAGCGACGTCCAGCTGCGCCGCGCCGAGCGGGCCGTCACATCGGAGACCACCCAGCAGACCGACCTCGCCGGCCTCTCCGGGACCAGGCTCGGCCTCGCGGTGGTCGGGCGGCTGGCCCGCAAGCACGGACTGACCGTGTCCTTCCGCCCGTCGGCGCGCGGCGGCACCGGTGTCCTGGTGCTGCTCCCGCACGAGCTGATCACCCGCACACCCCGGCCGACCACACCGGCCCCCCTGGCCACACCGGCCCCCCTGGCACAGCACACCCGGCCGGCTGCCGCGCCGTCCCCGCTGTCCCCGTCCGCCACCCAGGCCCTGCTCACCTCGCAGACCGCCGAGGCGGCGCAGGCCACCGAGGCCCCGCAGGCCGCACCGGCCCCGCTGCCCATGCGTACCCCCGCAACCACATCCGCGCCCGCGTCCCCACCCACGGAAGCAGGCGCAGAGCCCAGCACCACAGGGCAGCCCACCCCCGAGCCCGAACCCGAACCCCACCACGCCTCACCCGAGTTGGGCGAGAGCGGCCTGCCCAAGCGGCGGCGCGGCCAGACCATGGCGGCGGCGCATCCGGAAGGCACCGGGATCCCCGGATCGGCCAAGCCCGTCGACTCGACCTCCTCCACGACATCCGCCGCCAGGTTCAGCACGTTCCGCCAGGCCGTACGTGGCGATTCCCCGAACCCGGAAGGCAGCAGCTCATGA
- a CDS encoding roadblock/LC7 domain-containing protein, whose translation MSTTTTDEKLNWLLESLLERTPGARHALVLSRDGLKLCRTSALSVDQADQLAAISAGIQSLSHGASIEFGDGTGGVRTAMAEFYGGVLFIVEAGDGAHLSVVADESADVGLIGHNMSELVEQLGEHLSAEPRA comes from the coding sequence ATGAGCACGACCACCACCGACGAGAAGCTCAACTGGCTCCTGGAGAGCCTTCTTGAGCGCACCCCGGGCGCCCGGCACGCCCTGGTTCTCTCCCGTGACGGCCTCAAGCTCTGCCGTACGTCGGCGCTCTCCGTCGACCAGGCCGACCAGCTGGCCGCCATCTCGGCCGGTATCCAGTCGCTGTCGCACGGCGCGTCCATCGAGTTCGGCGACGGCACCGGCGGCGTGCGGACCGCGATGGCCGAGTTCTACGGCGGCGTGCTGTTCATCGTCGAGGCGGGTGACGGCGCCCACCTCTCCGTCGTCGCCGACGAGTCCGCCGACGTCGGCCTCATCGGGCACAACATGAGCGAACTGGTCGAGCAGCTGGGCGAACACCTCAGTGCGGAGCCACGCGCGTGA
- a CDS encoding DUF742 domain-containing protein, producing MTAPVPRPRPGRDDDPDRLYTVTGGRSRSDATAFDLVTLVVGECDPTPGMQSEHATILRMCGRPTAVVEIAAGLKLPVSITRILLCDLLDTGRISARHPRTARGADSLPDPHILEQVLVGLRNL from the coding sequence GTGACCGCCCCCGTGCCCAGGCCCCGGCCTGGCCGGGACGACGACCCGGACCGCCTCTACACCGTCACCGGTGGGCGCAGCAGATCCGACGCCACGGCGTTCGACCTGGTGACCCTGGTCGTCGGCGAGTGCGACCCGACGCCCGGAATGCAGTCCGAGCACGCCACGATCCTGCGGATGTGCGGCCGCCCCACGGCCGTCGTCGAGATCGCGGCCGGGCTGAAGCTGCCCGTGTCCATCACCCGGATCCTGCTCTGCGACCTGCTCGACACGGGCCGGATCAGCGCCCGCCACCCGCGCACCGCACGCGGCGCCGACAGCCTTCCCGACCCTCACATCCTGGAGCAGGTGCTCGTTGGACTCCGCAACCTCTAA